Sequence from the Orcinus orca chromosome 11, mOrcOrc1.1, whole genome shotgun sequence genome:
ATGAATCTCCTTCTCATTAGCCTTCAAGAAATCAGATTAAATAAGGTGACTTTTGGATGTTTAGGTAGCACAATAAAATCGGGGGAGAAAATGAAATACCTTCAGAACTGTGGTGAAAATGTAATATGATTTGAAAGTGAATGTGGTTTCAGCTTTCAAATTTCAGAAGTTATATGAATTCCTACTCATTTCTACTAATCCACAAGAGAGAAGCTCAAGATCTGCTTTTTTGAATTTgagcttaaaaattaatttcagtttcattaggtgccatttgtttacttttgtttttatttccatttctctaggaggtgggtcaaaaaggatcttgctgtgtttttgcacagcaacaagatgaaaagacagccctcagaatgggagaaaatctttgcaaatgaagcaactgacaaaggattaatctccaaaacatacaagcaactcatgcagctcaatatcaaaaaaacaaacaacccaatccaaaaatgggcagaagaactaaatagacatttctccaaaaaagatatacagattgccaacaaacacatgaaaggatgctcaacatcattaatcattagagaaatgcaaatcaaaagcataatgagatatcatctcacaccagtcagaatggccatcatcaaaaaatctagaaacaatgaatgctggagagggtgtggagaaaagggaacgctcttgcactgttggtaggagtgtaaattgatacagccactatggagaacagtatggaggttccttaaaaaactaaaaatagaactaccatatgacccagcaatcccactaccgggcatataccctgagaaaaccataattcaaaaagagtcatgtaccacaatggtcattgcagctctatttacaatagccaggacatggaagcaacctaagtgtccatcaacagatgaatggataaagaagatgtggcacatatatacaatggaatattactcagacataaaaaggaacgaaacagagttatttgtagtgaggtggatggacctagagactgtcatacagagtgaagtaagtcagaaagagaaaaacaaatactgtatgctaacacatgtatatggaatctaaaaaaaaaaaaaaaagtggtcatgaagaacctaggggcaagatgggaataaagatgcagacctactagagaatggacttgaggatatggggagggggaagggtaagctgggacaaaatgagagagtggcatggacatatatacactaccaaacgtaaaatagatagctagtgggaagcagctgcatagcacagggagatcagctcggtgctttgtgaccacatagaggggtgggatagggagggtgggagggagggagatgcaagagggaagagatatggggacatatgtatatgtataactgattcactttgttataaagtagaaactgacacaccattgtaaagcaattatactctaataaagatgttaaaaaattaatttcaacctcaataaaactgtaaaacaaacaaatacataggaataaattttgtgattttccccctacatttaaaaagtacttaacatttaaaaatacttgctCTAGCAAgtatttcctggcagtccagtggttaggactctgttatttcactgccaagggcatggattggatccctggttcgggaactaTAAGCCCTCAAaccacgcagtgcagccaaaaataattttcaaaaaatttttaaataaaaagaacacttgCTTTGTCTACATATTACATAGTCAATTTTAAGTGCGTTCaaactgctatataaaaaaataatgttcctGGGCATTTCATTATAATTAAATCAACATCAAGTCAGAACGTATGTACTAATCCGTGGTGTCAAGCAGGATTCTTTCACCAAAGCCATATACTTACAGGGAACAGCACTATGGGCACAGTTAGCGTTACAGCCACCAGGACGGCCAGGCGTACCATGAGGAGAGGGGTGTCAAATGTGTACACTTTGCTGTAAGCATGAAGCAATTCATCTTCAACTTCTCCtgcaaagaggaagaggagaatgagtTCACTAGGTGTAGTCAAATCGGCACTGCTTACCAAAGACAACGTTTTATAAAAGGAACACAGTATAGTAGAAAGAACCCAGGTCTGGGAATCCAAACACCTCTGTTTTTATCCTGTCTCTTAGGTTATGAGCTATATGACCTTTGTTCAAATGAACAAAGGGGCCCTGAAGCTTGTAAAGTTGCAGGAGGTAATATAAAATTGCTAAGGCTCTTCTCTAGGTCATTTGCATTGTGGTAAATCTTTCTCTGCTCTACAGAAGCACCACAAAACAGAGGACGGGCTGAGGTCTTCTGGTTGAAAGGGATGAAACAGCCAAGCCTCATCGGCCTGTCCGTCACGTCTTgccacctccctccaccctcacctGCCCAGTGAGCCCCGAAGCAGCTTCTCCAAACCCAGCATggaaaccctaggacaaatgatctttaacattttttcaaaCGCAACCATTATGACTCCATCATGACACTGACAGACATACTTCTGGGCTTTTTcaagtttttgtttgtctcaCTGAGTTGAGACTCATTGATTAAGTAACAAAGATGAATTAGTATGATTGTTATAGGGTCTCCCAATGAATACCGCTATAAGATTAAGATGCTGCCCTCCTGGAAAACACACTTCTTTCAGAATTCCAGGCATAAATGACAAGGAAATGCTTACAGAATCAGATGTACACTGATTTTCCCACTATTTCCCTCAAAATCAGACAAAGGGggttaaaaatactttcaaaggCATTGACCCAATTTTCATTAGTTTACAACCAGCGAAGAGTTAATGCCCAATCTAAATCAGTGCTTGGTTAAAAGCCAAAtattagtcaaaaaaaaaaaaacaaaaaaaaacaagcaaatggtGCCCCCTCCAGTCTCTTCCTACCCAATTTGTCTTGCAATCAATTTAATTTACCAAGTCAGCAGGGGAAAAACAATGCAAAATGTTAGAgaggcttattttaaaaatatatttatgttgatAACATTGATTCGTGTTAATGTTTGATTCCCTGAAATTTGTCTATAGGGCCATGCTTCGTCGAAGAGAAGAACAATCCTGCTCCTTTTGTGTCCTGTTAAGATGCCACAGAGGATATGTTTTTGGCATAATCAAACGTGGCCATAGTCACTTTGTTTTTTGACAGTACGTCCCCAGATCGAAAGGAATTCTGTCATGCCCTTTTTTTCTTAGGAAACCATTCACTATAACAGAATGGAATGAGATAATCCAGAAAATTTGTATAATGCTCTAAGCCCCCAGATTTGTCTTGACTGGTAAACAAGAAGCAGGTTCCAACTCAAGGACTTGGTACTTTTTCTGCCATTTGCTTGGTAGTTAGTTATTCCACTAAAAGAGCTTTACAACATGCGATCTGATTCACTCTCACAGTATGTATGTAGCTTTAGATGGCTTAGAAAATCAAGCCAAAGAAATATCCTCTATCCcctaaggaaaataattaaattagagGGACGGTTTTTACAAAATATGTGTGAATTCACAAATTATTATAACCTGTTAGGCAGCCTGGTTCAGTTTCCATTTTCTTAGGTCAAATGAGACTAAAATAGCATGTTAACTGAGCATGTGCATCTACAGATCATGCTGTTTATTGAGAgtaattaaaagaattatacttACAACTAGGATTTGCACAAAGAAAATGACTTTGACAGAGTGACCTACCGTAAAAGGTTAGGTAACCAAAGAGGGCAGCAAGCAGGTACATGACAAGCATCCCCGTGATGGAAACATTTGACACTGTTTGCATCTTCCTCCGGGAccgactgaaaagaaaaagaacaccgAGCTTTGGCTTTCTGAACAGATGAAAATATCACTActtacaattaaaattttaaaaataataaaagaatgtgtGCCTGTGTTACTCATTATAAAACCACATTTCTAGTGCAGAAACACAGCTTATTTAAATTTGCCTTAGGGAATTATGGAggatttgtttccatttttcttaaatgCTACTTCTTTAGTCTTAGAAAGGACTATTTTCCTATATGAGGATGAGTTTATTTTATGTTGATAAGTATGCTTGTCTATTGACTATTTAAGAATGTAATTAGCACAAAGGTCAAACTGGCTCCTAATGTAGAAAGACTTCCTATTTCATAGTGAGATAGATTTGAGGACCAGAATCCACTAGAAACTGCAAAGCACTACTCCCAGGAGTCTAGACAACCTAAAGCCTGATAGCATTACCTGGACAGCTTCTGGAAACCATTCTAGAGGCACCTGGCTGCTGACACTGGGGTAACTGCTATCACTTCTCTGTCTTTCGGCTCAGATCAAGTGTAGAGTAACTGCTACATGGGATTTTCCAAGTCAATCAAAGAcatcaaaataattgaaagtgcTCTATAAGTTTTTTAAGAGGTAAATCTGAATATATGGGGCAAGTTATTGTTATTTAGTGAGAACAAAGACTGAGGTTATTGATgtctggataaagaagatgagaatTATAGGACCACCTCCCCTCAGGGTAAAGGAAGAAGCTGTTGTAGTGGGCTCAGACCCACTCATCCCCAAGGGCATGTTAACAACCTCAAAGGGAAAAGAGTATTAAGGGATCATAGAATATGAGCTGGAAGAAAGAAGATTGTCTAACCAGTGTCTCCATTATACAGATTAGACTATGAAGGCCAGATACTGGCACATCCCAGTGGTGGAATGTCTTCTAGGCAAGGGTTAAAGACTGACCATAGGTGACATCAGTGGCTTAGCCAGGCCACCCTAATAATAATTTTTGGTCTTCACGGGTGTGGGTCATTTCCAGTTCAGGGGACCTCACTTCTTCCCACCAATATTCAAATTCAAATCCCTCATGCTTGCCAAAATCCTTACAGACATTGGCTCATCCTCCCTCTGTCCTGAACCCCAACCCTGGATCCTTAGGATGAAGGAACAGGAGAAAAGGAAGCAGTGAGGGGGCTGATTCACACCTTTGTGGTGAAAGCACATTACTGATGAGTGGTTATAGCATAAACCTCCTGTGAAGGCAAAGCTGTAAACTATGCTTCTGTATAAAGCACCTTTGAAAATACGAGCACATTTTCAAAGCAAATTAGAACGCTAAAATGATGGCTGCCTTACTCTTTGAGTTCACTGTAGATGGGAAGGACCTCAGGGTGGCATACAAAAGCAAATGCTAGGATGGGAATTGCATAGGCCgtctgaaaaacaaagacaacacCGCATGTTTAGCATTTCAACACAGAGAGCTACCCCAGGCCATCTCAGCTTGTGAGATAAAAACTCAGAGGCCACGTTGCTAGGCTCTTAGAAGCCTAGACCTCTCACTTACCCGGGAGTTGAATACAAAGTATTTGGGCTGACACTTGTCATCACTGTGTGCTTCATACTCTACTCCACTGCCATGAATAGAGCCCTTGGCCTGTTTCTCATCTAGCTCTGCAGGATTCTGGTGGGTGTAATCCATCATGAAGTTCACACCACTACTCTCAGAGTTGTTGGGTAACATCATCACGTGCATTGGAACTGTATTGTTGAATGTCAGATTCCCAACACTGTGATCCAGAACAGGCAGAGGGCAGGGTATTTGGAATTTCTTGTAAATCACCTAGACCCGGTCATTAACACAACAACAAGAAGTCAGCCTTTtgaggaaaacaatgaaacaaaaatccCTGTGGGTGGTTTATGGGGTAGAGGTGAGGGAACTCTGCTGAGGATTCCTTTTAGACTAATGGACAACGGAGACTCCCTCTATCCTCAGTTTGATGTAAGGAGTTGGAACTATGGTTGGCAACTCTCTCCCTTAGAGTCAACAAGACAGTATTTTGCGTGAATCTATCCCAAACTTCATGCATACTCTTCCATGAGAAAGATGATCATTTTCTTGCTACATTGCTTCTCTTTCATGTCTTCAAACTAATGAAAATATGGATCATCAGGAAATTCCCCCCTCCTCCTTTGCCTCTTTGGGGAAATGCTATATAAATTTTGGCGTTCATGATATTAGCATAAATCCCCCCttttggaggggagagggagtgggatggggagaggatttctttctttaattccgCTGTGGTCACCTTCTCTTCATGGGTAGAATGAGTAAGAGAAAATGGCTGATTCATGTAAATATGGCTAATTCTACAGCCTACTCATTTATCTTCTGGGACTCTTCACTTCTTTTTCCTCCGCCTGTCTAAATACTGGGTTGTTGTCACATTTCTGCTTGAAGTGTTCCTTTCATCCAAATATACATTCAGTATGCCTAGAACATACTATTAGCAATGGTCTTGACATTCTAACTCAACTATTTTTAAACTCATGACTGTTCTTTTCTCATTCCAAATTAGAATACAAGGAAATTGCTTGTGATGCAAGAACTATTTCATGCTAATGATGTGCTTGAACAAAAATGAGGACACCAATTCAGGCACTGAAAGCATCACACCCTTACCAAGTTACAAGGATCATGTCAAAAATCACTTACCACACTGACAAAAAACACCATGCAGGTAAGAGAAAATCCACTGGTATAACCAAGGTAACCTAGGGGTTAGCAGAGAAATTCCGGAAGGTGAATATGGCATCCACAATCAGCTTACCTCTtggaatacaaaatgaaaataaaaatggaaaatgacttTACCTaaatttttaagaagagaaagtgGAAGAATGATTCCAACTGACACAAATATGACGAGGTAGTTGCCATTGACATACCATTCTCTAGAAAAGAGAGACCAGAATATTAGGATCAGAAAAGACCAAGTAGAATGAGTCTCTTGATGTTACAGAGAGAGCAGAAGACATACCCAGTATTTTCTTCAAGTCCCATGAACGCTCTGATTACTTCAGGTAGTTCGTATTTAATAATGAAGAGGTAGCTTGACATGGCTAAAATGGAAGACGTGAGAGCTTAGTGGTGTGCACGGCACCAAAGTCACAGGCAAGTTGTGAGAAGTCCAGGCATTGGTACACCCCTCCTTCTCAGTAATTCCCAAAGCGAAAGAAAAGCCACCCACTATGTATTCTGTACTGTTTCCAAGTTCTTCTCATGAATCGACATTCGGCCCTTTGGCTCTTGCCTACGGACCTTTGCTAACAGTATCAATGCTGATTCTGTGTTAAATCCAGCTCTGAGGTTTTCAGTGAAGCTACAGTTTCAAAGTTTTTTTCCTGGAGTCATACtggattgaaaaaaagaaaagtacaagaGAGGATAGCTTCTCTAACCTTTGTCAATGAAGTTTTTTCTATATCCTTTGTCCAAATAAGAAATCATACAAAGTGGCAAAATTTCTTGAACGTCTAGATAAGTGATGTATGTGTGATCATGTACTCTTCTGAATACCTGATCTATAAAATCTATAAACCCTCTCCTTGGAAAAATAGTTATGCATAACATACAATTTTGCCTACAATTGTAGGGATGTATGCAACATCCCTTTCCCAGGTCCATCCACTCAGTGAAGAATAATACTAATTTGCTATTTCACACGTGATCAAAAGACTCAATTGAAAATAAAACTGACAAGTTTCGCATTGCAAGTTTTAAGTGTGTGCTACATCCTTCTGGTGAATTTTTGCTAACAGACATTTGAAGCAGATATCTAAGTTGCAGATCGAACtattaatagtttaaaaatatttccttaatctCAAACGAAAGTAATAACGGTGATAACAATTCCCCACATTGTTTAGTTCTGCATGTAATCAGCTGAAAATCCACATGAAAGAGCAAGGTGCATCTTATCATCTTCATTCCACAGCTGAGGATATAAAAATTTTGAGAGCTTAACTGACGTGTCCAAGATCGCACAGCTTGAAAATGACAGACCACATCCAAAATATAAGATCCCTGATTTCAGGCCAGTGTGTCTTCTCTATTgtgaaatgaaatgatttttacAATACCTGATGTGTCTTCTGTAAACATGATTTGGTTAATCTTTACAAAGACCTTGGCTAAAGCTAAATCTTACAGAGGGTAAACAGAGGAGATATTTCTGATTAACTGGTTCAGCGAGGTACCATTCAATTTTAGAGCTATTAGTTGCTGACTCTCAGTGATGTCACCACTGTTAATGTGTTTGGTCTTTGAAAATTCAGAATGATCCAGACCTGTCTGGGTAATGTCAACATTATTCTGCTAATGGTCAGTGTTAATTTTTCAGGGGATTGAGAAAATTAAACGTTCTAAATGTGGAGTTGCTAAATACAGAAATACAAGTGATTTCTTTTAGGCCACAATAACCACTAATCACATAGAGTAACCAAAGTGAGAGATTTTCAGGAAAGGTGTATGAAATTTCATCTCACTCCCTTAAAGCCACACTGTGGGGTGAGGGCCTTGACTGAGAGACCATGTTATAGTTTATTCCATTGTTTAGAAGCATAATAGTAGCTATACTTGGAACAATAGACAATGCTGTTGCCACTCAGCCTGTTGAGCTCAGGGCTAAGCATGTGTATGTCCAGTTAGTTCAGTGGTCCAGACAAGTATATTAGATCACCTATGAAGAGATCCTATGAAAGGTTTGATATTTTAAACCTTGATAAGGCTGAGAATTTGAACCAAATGTAAAGCAGTTTATTTGGTGGGGAATGGGGGACTTATATGCTTGGGACCCAATGCcagtgaaatgaatgaaacaattcCAGTGTTACTGCCAAATTCTACCCAGGACTGTAGTCTTACTGtacaaaaaatatgaaagacaTAAATACAAATCATTAAGATAtgactgattttatttatctgcCTACCAACTATCCGTTATCAGGAGCAGGTATAGTTGGATAAAGGTTACTAAAGAAATTGCTGCATTCTAGAAATGCTGGATAATTCCAGTGATTTTATTAATCAAGAAGAATGACCTCCTTGCAAGATCTCTGTGTAAGTTTATTTATTGCAGAGTTGTTTACAATAGTAAAAAACCTGGAAACGATCCAAAACTGTTCATCAAGGGATTCAGTAATCCAATTATGgtgtatttatacaatggaaagcTCAAAAGCCATTAAAAAGAGTAATATGCAAAAACATTCAAGGCatattgttaaataaaagaagcaaGCGGTAAATCAGTATTAGAAGATGATCCTGTTTTAACAGTAacaatatatttgttaaatttgtcATAGAGGAAAACTTGGCATGGGTTTTTCTAAGGATGACTTACATAAAcatttctttgtaatttatatatttatgtaatgttTTTATCTTTCACAATTAGCATATATTTGTCTTATAATTATAAGAATGCCATTTAAAAACAACCAGGAAGGCTCCAGTGACATGGATATTGAATCCAAGAACTGGAGAGGAAGGGTGCATGTACTGAACCTGTATTATTATGACACTGTGAGGATGAGCTATTACTCTCAATTGCATAGGTGGAAAAATTGGACTCAGAGGTGTAAagtgattttcccaaggtcatagaTAGTGACAGAAACAAGCTCAAATTCAGGTGCTATCAGGCGCCAAAAGTCTATTCTCTACTCATgggttttaaaatgtcttttaaaaaacagtgacaTAGCAGATATATACAAACAAGGCTAAGGGAGCCCAGAAGAGCTAGTACCTAATAGCCTAGAGAATGATGGATCATGGAGCAAACAGAGAGGGAGAGCCAGAGAATGTGTATGTGTTAGGTCTGGAGAATTGTAAAAGTAGGGGAACTAAATATAGTTTGTTATAGTATGACACAGGACACATAGggaatagatgatagatagatagataggtagagagagagagagagagagagattggggtTTGTAGGAAAGGTATCAGAAAGGTAGGCAAAGGAAAGATGATGAAAACCCTTATATGTCAGACTAAagagtttaaattttatcttgAACATCATGAGGGCATGCTGAAGAAGTTTATGCATGTGAGAAGCAAGAGTAGATCTGAATTTGAGAAAGTTCATTTGGAAGATGAATTACAGATGGAAGAGGGGAAACTAAATACAGGAATAACAGGTAGATGTCTACTGCAAAAGTCTGAGCAGAAATAGTAATCACCTGAAGTGTGATAGTGAGactagaaggaaaggagagattcAAAGGCTAAATAAGAGAAAGAATGGATAAAAACTGGTATTTGATTGGATTGTCAGGGttagggagagagggaaaagttTAGGCTGACACCCAGATTGCTGGCTTAAGAAACTGGACGCTGCTGGTATTGTTCACTGAGATGAAAGAACAGAAGTATAGAATAACAGGTTTGGGGACTGGGTAGGAGGTGAGGAAATAAGTTCTACTATGTGGTGATATAGTCCAGGTCGTGCAAGGAGACTTAGCCAGTAGGACATCTGAAATATGGGTCAAGATGACTTTTGAGGGTCAAAGACACGATAGGACCAGTGAAGCTGGTGGGCATGCATATCATCTGGAacactattaaaaaaatgtacttcTCGGCTCTCCTCTGGAAGGGATCATTCAGTAGGAATTAAAAGAATCTGTAGAACAAGAAATCTGTGCTTTATAATGCTTCCGATGCCTAGCCAGATTTTTGCCTTAGCACAATTTCTAGGGATACTCTACAGTGGGCTGGCTCTGTGCAGGCTGTGTCTCAAGGACCCCCAAATTTGGCTATGTGCCTCAGATactaaatttccccttttatgaaaTAAACTCAATCATACATGTGACACATCAACTGTTTGGGCAATGACAGATATAAGCACTAAtgctttaacttttaaaagtaataattaaaGCCATTTGAAATCaagaaaggttttattttatattttaattctagAATTTATTTGGTAGGGTTTTATATAGTATTTCATATCTTAGATATTGCTATTTTCAATTAAAGAGGGATTAAGGAGCAATTAAAGAGCAAATCTATTTAGGAAACTCtacttttgaaatttaaaaatgataaaacagctatttttctgtatttaaaggGCCTGTTCATTGCCATtgagttttcttatttcttgaacaTCTTTTTAGAAAGTTTAAATGGTTTGTTGAAAGCCAGATCCTCTTACCTCCAATGTTCTGCattgtaatggaaataaaagctcCGATTTTCCCAGGCCATCCAAATGCCTTTTCACCTAGTTTTTCATAAATTAAAGATCCtataatcaaaaatgaaaagaaacttgtttaaaaaaaaaactgtcttagTGACTAAAATATTTCGATGTAATTCTCCACTGGAGCCTCAAACATGTAAATAAACACCATATAGAAATTACAAACCCCAAATACGCAATCTCAAAAGCCATTACAAAATATGGTAAATGTTCTCCAAACAAGAAGCGATGCCTTCATTCATCTTGGCTCCAGGGAGCAAGTCAGAACTGTTATTTCTATCATCCACCAAAAGTCTTTTTCTCTATTTGGCTTGAACCTGAGCAGGTTGACTTTCACTTGTCTCACTTGCCCAGATAACTAAAAACATGGAGAGACCATGTGATTGGggttagaagaaaatgaaatgtaaaattgaCCAACACCATCCTATAGGTATAGAGCTAAAGGCTGAAATACCCTTTAATGAGAATCGAAATAGCATGTCTTAGGTCTAGGGAGTGGCATACCTCCTTCCTTGGCAGTCTTTAATAAAAGATGAACTGAATAGAGAGATAGGATTGCCACGGCAAGCAGCATGATTCTGTGAAGGGAATAGAGAGGAGATAATAATGTTTCTATAAAAAATAAGATGTAATAATATTAGATGTTACAATACATTATTACACTGGTCTTTTCAATCATTAACTTTCCAAGAGTATGTGGATTTGGGGGAAGCTGAAAAATTCTTTTCAGAACTCCACCAATGCCCTTAAATGTCCCAGAACTGGAATTGGCTTTATTTTATCGGCCAAAACATACTATTGGAAGTTCCTAACGCACCTTTTTTAGTCTTAGATTCTACCCAATAGTAGAATCTGGTTTATAACTTAGATGCTAAATGCATAGCAAAATTAGCAAATACTTACTCAGCATATGGGTATATGTACACCATATCTGCGTGATATTCCCATGAACATTTATAATTGAAGGGCTATTCAATGACCTGACTAAACATTAATCTAAAATCTAGAAATACAGAAGTCAAAGCAAATTCTGAGCTCCGTTACTACTGAGTTTGCATATTAGATGACAGTGATCAGATGTGTGAACCAGAGGGTCTGGCAATCGCCTGTGTaatagagaaaacagagaaaggtaAGTCTAGGGTGCGGGAAAACCTTTGCTGTATTCAGAAAAATCATTTCTGGTTCAGGACCCTCCACATGTCCACAGGCATATATGATTTCTTTATGTATACAGTGATCAATGCTTCTCCAAAAATCAAGAATTGGACAGCAAAAATAAAGAGTGTAGATAGAAGCATCTATATAATAAATTAATGCACAATACTAAACTttacctgaaattaaaaaaaaaaatcgtatccTTTGTTTAATATGATGAGAGCATACCAAACAGTCTCCCCTCAATCGATCTAATTCTTTGGTAATTCCTTGGGAAGTCAATGTTACAAATGTAGACTTAGACCGAGTTACAAATGTTATAGCTTTTCTAGCTCTAttgtactgtttgtttttttttcacaaaacatGTTCACCAGAACTGCCTAATCAATGTCTTATTCATACATTTTTCCATATACGTTATGAATTGAcctgtttttaaagaattatgtAATTCAGATTATATAATTTTGTTCC
This genomic interval carries:
- the SLC38A4 gene encoding sodium-coupled neutral amino acid transporter 4 isoform X3 yields the protein MLLAVAILSLYSVHLLLKTAKEGGSLIYEKLGEKAFGWPGKIGAFISITMQNIGAMSSYLFIIKYELPEVIRAFMGLEENTGEWYVNGNYLVIFVSVGIILPLSLLKNLGYLGYTSGFSLTCMVFFVSVVIYKKFQIPCPLPVLDHSVGNLTFNNTVPMHVMMLPNNSESSGVNFMMDYTHQNPAELDEKQAKGSIHGSGVEYEAHSDDKCQPKYFVFNSRTAYAIPILAFAFVCHPEVLPIYSELKDRSRRKMQTVSNVSITGMLVMYLLAALFGYLTFYGEVEDELLHAYSKVYTFDTPLLMVRLAVLVAVTLTVPIVLFPIRTSVITLLFPKRPFSWIRHFLIAAILIALNNVLVILVPTIKYIFGFIGASSATMLIFILPAVFYLKLVKKEPLRSPQKVGALIFLVVGIIFMIGSMALIIIDWIYNPPNSKHH
- the SLC38A4 gene encoding sodium-coupled neutral amino acid transporter 4 isoform X2 → MDPMELSNVNIEPDDESISGESIQDSYTGMGNLEKAAMSSQFTNEDAESQKFLTNGFLGKKKLADYDDEHHPGTTSFGMSSFNLSNAIMGSGILGLSYAMANTGIILFIIMLLAVAILSLYSVHLLLKTAKEGGSLIYEKLGEKAFGWPGKIGAFISITMQNIGAMSSYLFIIKYELPEVIRAFMGLEENTGEWYVNGNYLVIFVSVGIILPLSLLKNLGYLGYTSGFSLTCMVFFVSVVIYKKFQIPCPLPVLDHSVGNLTFNNTVPMHVMMLPNNSESSGVNFMMDYTHQNPAELDEKQAKGSIHGSGVEYEAHSDDKCQPKYFVFNSRTAYAIPILAFAFVCHPEVLPIYSELKDRSRRKMQTVSNVSITGMLVMYLLAALFGYLTFYGEVEDELLHAYSKVYTFDTPLLMVRLAVLVAVTLTVPIVLFPIRTSVITLLFPKRPFSWIRHFLIAAILIALNNVLVILVPTIKYIFGFIGFNFPCGWNHLYDWKHGTHYN
- the SLC38A4 gene encoding sodium-coupled neutral amino acid transporter 4 isoform X1, coding for MDPMELSNVNIEPDDESISGESIQDSYTGMGNLEKAAMSSQFTNEDAESQKFLTNGFLGKKKLADYDDEHHPGTTSFGMSSFNLSNAIMGSGILGLSYAMANTGIILFIIMLLAVAILSLYSVHLLLKTAKEGGSLIYEKLGEKAFGWPGKIGAFISITMQNIGAMSSYLFIIKYELPEVIRAFMGLEENTGEWYVNGNYLVIFVSVGIILPLSLLKNLGYLGYTSGFSLTCMVFFVSVVIYKKFQIPCPLPVLDHSVGNLTFNNTVPMHVMMLPNNSESSGVNFMMDYTHQNPAELDEKQAKGSIHGSGVEYEAHSDDKCQPKYFVFNSRTAYAIPILAFAFVCHPEVLPIYSELKDRSRRKMQTVSNVSITGMLVMYLLAALFGYLTFYGEVEDELLHAYSKVYTFDTPLLMVRLAVLVAVTLTVPIVLFPIRTSVITLLFPKRPFSWIRHFLIAAILIALNNVLVILVPTIKYIFGFIGASSATMLIFILPAVFYLKLVKKEPLRSPQKVGALIFLVVGIIFMIGSMALIIIDWIYNPPNSKHH